The following coding sequences lie in one Chryseobacterium arthrosphaerae genomic window:
- a CDS encoding acyl-CoA thioesterase, translating into MAKVKTASESLTIMTNIVLPNETNSLRNLFGGELLAKMDRCASISAARHCERRVVTASVNHVSFNHPIPEGGVVVLESKVSRAFSTSMEVYVDVWSDDPINQKKIHTNSGIYTFVAVDEFNRPIPIPDMIPETEEEKERYAAAFRRKELSLILSGRMKPLESVELKKLFQEPQEPQTSKKDKK; encoded by the coding sequence ATGGCAAAAGTAAAAACGGCGTCAGAATCCCTGACCATTATGACCAATATCGTTCTTCCGAACGAGACCAATTCTCTAAGAAACCTTTTTGGTGGTGAACTTTTAGCAAAAATGGACCGATGTGCGTCTATCTCTGCAGCAAGACACTGCGAAAGAAGGGTAGTAACAGCTTCCGTAAACCATGTTTCCTTCAATCATCCGATTCCGGAAGGAGGAGTAGTAGTGCTGGAGTCTAAAGTTTCCAGAGCATTCTCTACTTCTATGGAAGTGTATGTGGATGTGTGGTCTGATGACCCGATCAATCAGAAAAAAATTCATACCAATTCCGGGATCTATACTTTCGTTGCGGTAGATGAGTTCAACCGTCCGATCCCGATTCCTGATATGATTCCCGAAACTGAAGAGGAAAAAGAAAGATATGCAGCCGCATTCCGCAGAAAGGAACTTTCACTGATCCTTTCCGGAAGAATGAAGCCTCTGGAATCTGTAGAACTGAAGAAGCTTTTCCAGGAACCACAGGAGCCGCAAACTTCAAAAAAAGATAAGAAATAA
- a CDS encoding serine hydrolase domain-containing protein, with translation MKMRNFVLILTVFLSVFSCKKKSEAQKVSEENTTNLPNYGNVDLENVFTKADGQLLDKYSTANYINQYYKKIWEGGDLSGGILVAKGDEILYENYRGFGREGNQMPIDKNTPLHVASVSKTLTAMTMMKLVEAGKIKLTDHLTQFFPGFPYPDVTVQTLLDQRSGLPKYEYFITKIQPAPAELSKPFITNQDVLNMIIKYKPDLARDTDTGFMYCNTNFALLALLIEKVTNTPFPQAMKEMVFTPLKMNNSYIFQEKDIPTASQSFYYGGNKLYPLDRLDLIYGDKNVYTTPRDLYNFSKAMFSKDFLKPELMQMVFAPYSNEKAGMNNYGLGFRMKIFDNGEKLTYHNGWWHGTNSVFAHLLKSKVTIVAIGNKYSNKVYTALALSGLFEDFPLQKDKLHTVMNDNKDTLNSGQEVFGE, from the coding sequence ATGAAGATGCGTAATTTCGTACTTATTTTAACTGTCTTTTTATCTGTCTTTTCCTGCAAAAAAAAATCTGAAGCCCAAAAAGTTTCGGAAGAAAACACCACTAATCTTCCCAATTACGGGAATGTGGATCTGGAAAATGTTTTCACTAAGGCTGACGGCCAGCTTTTAGACAAATACTCCACTGCAAATTACATCAACCAGTATTACAAAAAGATCTGGGAAGGAGGAGACCTTAGCGGTGGAATTCTTGTTGCTAAAGGTGATGAAATTCTCTATGAAAATTACCGAGGTTTCGGAAGAGAAGGCAATCAGATGCCGATCGATAAAAACACCCCACTGCACGTTGCATCGGTTTCAAAAACACTTACGGCCATGACCATGATGAAATTAGTGGAAGCCGGAAAAATAAAACTTACGGATCATCTTACCCAGTTTTTTCCGGGGTTTCCTTATCCTGATGTTACGGTTCAGACTTTGCTGGATCAGAGAAGCGGGCTTCCGAAATATGAATATTTTATTACTAAGATACAACCTGCTCCTGCAGAGCTTTCAAAGCCGTTCATTACCAATCAGGATGTGCTGAATATGATCATCAAATACAAACCTGATCTGGCAAGAGATACGGATACCGGGTTCATGTATTGCAATACGAACTTTGCTTTACTGGCGTTGCTGATTGAAAAGGTGACCAATACTCCTTTTCCGCAGGCAATGAAAGAAATGGTCTTCACACCGTTAAAAATGAACAATTCCTATATCTTTCAGGAAAAAGATATTCCTACCGCTTCACAGTCTTTCTACTATGGTGGAAACAAATTGTATCCGCTGGACAGGCTTGATCTGATCTACGGAGATAAAAATGTATATACAACACCAAGGGATCTGTATAATTTTTCAAAAGCAATGTTTTCCAAGGATTTCCTTAAGCCGGAACTGATGCAGATGGTATTTGCGCCTTACAGCAACGAAAAGGCGGGAATGAATAACTACGGATTAGGATTCCGAATGAAAATATTTGACAATGGTGAAAAGCTGACGTATCACAACGGCTGGTGGCATGGAACCAACTCCGTATTTGCCCATCTTCTGAAGTCGAAAGTGACCATTGTGGCCATCGGGAATAAATATTCAAACAAAGTATATACAGCATTGGCATTGTCCGGATTATTTGAAGATTTCCCTTTACAGAAAGATAAGCTTCATACGGTGATGAATGACAATAAAGATACTTTGAATTCCGGACAGGAAGTTTTTGGAGAATAA
- a CDS encoding 2-hydroxyacid dehydrogenase → MKILLLDKNHPLITEQLLAKNFILEEDFTSSYDEVVHEIQNYDGIIIRSRIPLDKNFLEKARNLKFIARVGAGMENIDIPVAEKLGIQLINSPEGNRDSVAEHVVGMLLVIMNRLFIASREVENGIWKREENRGDELLGKTVGLIGYGNMGKATAKRLSGFGCKVIFHDILPGLSDEFATQVTLDELKESAEVVSLHIPLTSETHYLIDESFISEMKNDFYFVNTARGKNVETKSLVEAMKSGKVKGVCLDVLEYEKSSFENIESENEDLKYLLESEKAIVTPHIAGWTHQSKEKLAQFIVDKIVASYC, encoded by the coding sequence ATGAAAATACTTCTTTTAGATAAAAACCATCCTCTCATTACCGAACAGCTTTTAGCAAAGAATTTTATTTTAGAAGAGGATTTTACTTCTTCTTATGATGAGGTTGTGCATGAGATTCAAAACTATGACGGAATTATCATCAGAAGCCGTATTCCTTTAGATAAAAACTTTCTTGAAAAAGCACGGAATCTGAAGTTTATTGCAAGAGTAGGTGCAGGAATGGAGAATATTGATATTCCTGTTGCAGAAAAACTGGGGATTCAGCTGATCAATTCTCCGGAAGGAAACAGGGATTCTGTAGCAGAACATGTGGTAGGAATGCTGCTTGTCATCATGAACAGGCTTTTCATCGCTTCCCGGGAAGTGGAAAACGGGATCTGGAAACGTGAAGAAAACAGGGGAGATGAATTGTTGGGCAAAACAGTTGGCCTGATAGGATATGGAAACATGGGAAAAGCTACAGCAAAGAGACTTTCCGGATTCGGGTGCAAAGTGATCTTCCATGATATTCTTCCCGGCCTTTCTGATGAATTTGCAACACAGGTTACCCTAGACGAATTAAAAGAGTCTGCTGAGGTTGTAAGCCTGCATATTCCTCTGACTTCAGAAACTCATTATCTTATTGATGAAAGTTTTATTTCTGAAATGAAAAATGACTTCTATTTTGTGAATACGGCGAGAGGTAAAAACGTAGAAACTAAAAGTTTAGTAGAAGCAATGAAATCCGGAAAGGTAAAAGGTGTCTGCCTGGATGTTCTTGAATATGAAAAATCTTCTTTTGAAAATATAGAATCTGAAAATGAAGATCTGAAATATCTTTTAGAATCTGAAAAAGCTATTGTTACACCTCATATTGCCGGCTGGACCCATCAGAGCAAGGAAAAACTGGCGCAGTTTATTGTGGATAAGATTGTAGCATCGTATTGTTAG